TGATGATAGGATTGCTGCATAGGGGTATAGGGTATGGAACTTAAATTTCTTTAAATGCGGTAATGGTTTGAACGGGGCCATATTCATTCCACCCAACAAACGAACCTTGATTTACCTGTAGTTGATTACCATAAAAGCCAATGGCCACGATAACGCCATCGGCGGGCGCCTGGTTTAATCCTACAAACGCTTTCGAGAAATTGCACCGGGTGCCTGTTAAACCACCGGTAATGGGAATGGACTGCGTATTCAGTTTATTAAAACCAGCCAGTAGTTCGCTGCCATTCACTACAGTGCTATCGGCCATGATGTAAGCAGTTTGCAGATCGCTTTGCTGCAATTGTTGCATAAGACTATGCCCCGCTTCTAAACTGGTAGCGTGTTTGCTGATATTTGTTTCGGCACAATGAATAGTGGTTTTATCAAATTGAAAGGCGGTAACCACAACACTATTGAGAAAAAGTTCAGGAAGAATGATCTCACCGGAAGCCGAGGTTAAAATAATATGGGCCTCGGGATAGCTTCGTTCCAGGTAATTAAAAACGGCAGTATCGGTAATTATAGAAGGTGGGCCAAAGGCCAACACCAACTGGCATTGCATTCGGTCAAATTCTTCCGCATGCATATATATTTTCCAGGCCTTATCGGAATACTGGAGTTGTTGCATTTTCATTCGGGGCATTATTTAAGGGGTACGGACAAGGCTATATGTGTAACGTATATTATTTCAAATACTTATATTTAGGCAGAAAAAAGTAAGTGTTTTTTGGAAGAATTGAGTAAGGGCAATAATTAGTAGCTGGAAATCAACAAATATTGACACCGCTCAATCTTTATTATGGAAAGCAACTGGAAAGATTATTTCTCTTTCACAAAGAAAGAACGCACCGGTATTTATGTACTCCTGGCATTGATCGGCATTTGTATCACCCTCCCACAGTTTTTCAGATCAGCCACTTTTAGTGAAGAGGTACGCGTAGAAGTTATGCAATTGCAAAAGGCGCCGCCTGAACAGGCTTTAAAACAACAGGAAAGGCGGCCGGCTTACAATGATGTCTATTATGCACCGGAGAAGGAGGCGCCGGTAAAAGCAATCTTATTTCCATTTGACCCCAATACGCTGGATGCAGCCGGCTGGAAAAAGCTGGGCATCAATGAACGTACAACACGCACTATACAGCATTATCTGTCCAAAGGCGGACAATTCAGAAGGGCTGCCGACCTGCAGAAAATGTATAGTTTAAAAAAGGAAGATTTCGACCGGTTAATGCCCTATATAAAAATTACAGCGCCCGCGCCATTATATCCGACCGGTAAACCCCCGGTTAAATATGTAAAGGCTCCGCCTGCGATCATCGACATTAACCAGGCCGATACGGCTGCGTTTATTGCCTTACCTGGTATTGGCAGCAAACTGGCCAGCCGTATTGTGAATTTCAGGGAAAAGCTGGGTGGATTTTATTCGGTACAACAGGTAGCGGAAACCTTCGGTCTGCCCGATTCTACCTTTCAATTAATACAACCCCGGCTGCAATGTGGTACCGCTGTTTTACAAAAACTCAACATCAACACGGCCGATGCAAATACCCTGAAACAGCATCCCTACATTCGCTGGAACATTGCAAATGCCATTGTGCAATACCGTCAGCAGCACGGGTTGTTCCGGAAGCCGGAAGAACTGCAACAGATTGTGCTGATAACACCTGAATTATACCAGAAAATAGCGGCCTATATAATAGTGGAGTAGGAGGGGAAATGTTAAGTTTTAAAAAACACACTAACAGATGTTAGTTTTGTGAAAAAATCGTCCTATATTGCAGCAGCCTCTAACGATTGAAATAGAGTTAATTCAGGTAAATTTAAGTATGAATTTTCAAACTTCTGAGCTTACAGATCAGGTTGCTCAATCAACCCGCGATTTTGCTCAACAGCATATTAAGCCTTACGTAATGGAGTGGGATGAATC
The Niastella koreensis GR20-10 genome window above contains:
- a CDS encoding FIST N-terminal domain-containing protein, with the translated sequence MKMQQLQYSDKAWKIYMHAEEFDRMQCQLVLAFGPPSIITDTAVFNYLERSYPEAHIILTSASGEIILPELFLNSVVVTAFQFDKTTIHCAETNISKHATSLEAGHSLMQQLQQSDLQTAYIMADSTVVNGSELLAGFNKLNTQSIPITGGLTGTRCNFSKAFVGLNQAPADGVIVAIGFYGNQLQVNQGSFVGWNEYGPVQTITAFKEI
- a CDS encoding ComEA family DNA-binding protein, with product MESNWKDYFSFTKKERTGIYVLLALIGICITLPQFFRSATFSEEVRVEVMQLQKAPPEQALKQQERRPAYNDVYYAPEKEAPVKAILFPFDPNTLDAAGWKKLGINERTTRTIQHYLSKGGQFRRAADLQKMYSLKKEDFDRLMPYIKITAPAPLYPTGKPPVKYVKAPPAIIDINQADTAAFIALPGIGSKLASRIVNFREKLGGFYSVQQVAETFGLPDSTFQLIQPRLQCGTAVLQKLNINTADANTLKQHPYIRWNIANAIVQYRQQHGLFRKPEELQQIVLITPELYQKIAAYIIVE